One stretch of Lysobacter sp. KIS68-7 DNA includes these proteins:
- a CDS encoding DEAD/DEAH box helicase family protein: MSALSITTAQSDALVPVGFQRAIIDNMSAALLRQPSPPCLLRAPTGSGKTFMLAGVLDKVSAASPTIWLWFVPFVNLVHQTEDSLLANAPGLAPTLLTRGRNQEPAAGTVLLSTAQAVARAKDRRAGYANDADDERTTMEAFVALARARGLKIGLVVDEAHIGLDHGTEFGQFAYWLEPDYLVMATATPKDARLDEFFAKAGKGTREVFVVSRAQVVEARLNKRYVEAVVYDLRHSVSSIADLKRTVLRQAWLQHQWLKHRLREAGIDLTPLLLVQVANGEKTVEDAQRELVQLCRVPANVIGTHSADDPDPVLMAAIANDHSKEVLIFKQSAGTGFDAPRAFVLASTKPVNDADFAMQFIGRVMRVAAAIRMAYPKPTPIPPELDTAYVYLADAEAQQGFQSAVNASLAVKSQLEGQTEHMVERRTLSGAAVYTNRITPQFPITYEQPPSAWEPLPQSEAFATSDSRDQGNLFGVGAGDVADDFGSTLMARDRVATEGSSPTSPPIDEKALLDYLQAKGLKAYPRNNGLRMAPGVLQQETRPILANMGEVSRQASTHLPIDDSLVAVATRAAYNLLREREVHTELTVGSRREAEVTIITDRGALLREAEACLRRMPQVEDADVRIIIGTLANRLRPHVEQPPVDVGDATRDEKQLDRLARDAACWVIRRQSQVLAEVMQEMVARFATVNDAGPLPDAMLYPLAHALKPSRRNLYGAVPPLKDRVEADRNDLGIDAQTALAASTLAHAGGVLRVGSYDGSTALNQEEREFIEALDRDDAVLWWHRNPDRKPWSVRLVRGDHSNYFYPDFVVCLEYPAGQKIMTRLVETKESTKDAARKSRRVPKVYGKVMFVTRDNETLRVVNDDGSLGLVLDWDNLGPGWDWLLANAAEPQEK, from the coding sequence ATGAGCGCGCTCAGCATCACAACGGCGCAGTCCGACGCGTTGGTGCCGGTTGGGTTCCAGCGCGCGATCATCGACAACATGTCTGCCGCTCTACTGCGTCAGCCTTCACCTCCTTGCCTTCTGAGGGCGCCCACGGGCTCTGGCAAGACCTTCATGTTGGCTGGCGTGCTCGACAAAGTGTCGGCTGCAAGCCCAACGATCTGGCTGTGGTTTGTGCCGTTTGTCAACCTTGTGCATCAAACCGAAGACTCGTTGTTGGCCAACGCGCCGGGGCTTGCGCCGACATTGCTGACGCGCGGTCGCAATCAAGAGCCCGCCGCAGGCACGGTCTTGCTATCAACTGCGCAGGCAGTAGCGCGCGCGAAGGACCGGCGCGCCGGATACGCCAACGACGCAGACGACGAAAGAACGACGATGGAGGCATTTGTCGCGCTGGCGCGTGCGCGTGGATTGAAAATCGGATTGGTAGTGGACGAGGCGCATATCGGTCTAGACCATGGAACGGAGTTCGGCCAGTTCGCGTATTGGTTGGAGCCTGATTACCTCGTTATGGCCACCGCCACCCCAAAAGATGCGCGGCTGGATGAATTCTTCGCAAAGGCGGGTAAGGGGACTCGGGAGGTTTTCGTTGTCAGCCGGGCTCAAGTTGTAGAAGCGCGTCTTAACAAGCGCTACGTCGAGGCAGTTGTTTACGATCTTCGCCACAGCGTTTCTTCAATCGCGGACCTCAAACGCACCGTGCTGCGTCAGGCCTGGCTTCAGCACCAATGGCTGAAGCATCGGCTGCGTGAAGCGGGCATCGACCTCACGCCTCTTTTGCTGGTGCAAGTAGCGAATGGTGAAAAAACTGTCGAAGATGCTCAACGTGAACTTGTGCAGCTTTGCCGAGTTCCCGCGAATGTAATTGGCACGCACTCGGCCGACGACCCTGACCCCGTCCTAATGGCGGCGATTGCGAACGACCATTCGAAGGAAGTATTGATTTTCAAACAGTCGGCGGGTACGGGGTTCGACGCGCCGCGGGCGTTCGTCCTTGCGTCCACGAAACCGGTCAATGACGCTGACTTCGCGATGCAGTTCATAGGTCGAGTTATGCGAGTCGCTGCCGCAATCAGGATGGCGTATCCGAAACCGACCCCAATCCCGCCAGAGTTGGATACCGCCTACGTCTACCTCGCCGACGCCGAAGCGCAACAAGGCTTTCAGTCGGCGGTGAACGCGAGCTTGGCGGTCAAAAGCCAATTGGAAGGCCAAACCGAGCACATGGTCGAGCGCAGAACTCTTTCCGGCGCGGCGGTCTATACGAACCGCATCACGCCGCAGTTTCCGATCACGTACGAGCAACCGCCGTCCGCTTGGGAGCCATTGCCACAGTCTGAGGCGTTCGCGACGAGTGATTCACGTGATCAAGGCAACTTGTTCGGTGTAGGTGCCGGTGATGTCGCGGACGATTTCGGTTCGACGCTGATGGCTCGGGATCGCGTTGCGACGGAGGGCTCGTCTCCAACTTCTCCGCCGATCGATGAAAAGGCGTTGCTGGATTACCTTCAGGCAAAGGGTCTCAAAGCCTATCCGCGCAACAACGGTCTGCGCATGGCGCCGGGTGTCCTCCAACAAGAGACGCGGCCAATCCTCGCAAACATGGGTGAGGTTTCGCGACAAGCGTCAACGCACTTGCCCATTGACGACTCGCTCGTCGCGGTTGCCACCAGGGCTGCATATAACCTTCTTCGCGAAAGAGAAGTTCACACAGAGCTGACGGTGGGCTCGCGTCGGGAAGCCGAGGTGACCATCATTACCGATCGAGGCGCACTTCTGCGCGAGGCAGAAGCCTGCCTTCGTAGGATGCCGCAGGTTGAAGATGCAGACGTGCGAATCATCATTGGCACCCTCGCCAACCGCTTGCGACCACACGTGGAGCAGCCACCCGTCGATGTAGGGGACGCCACGCGCGACGAAAAACAATTGGATCGGCTCGCGCGTGATGCGGCTTGTTGGGTGATCCGCCGTCAGTCCCAAGTCCTCGCTGAGGTTATGCAGGAAATGGTCGCGCGCTTCGCCACCGTCAACGATGCCGGCCCCCTTCCTGATGCCATGTTGTATCCGTTGGCGCATGCACTGAAGCCCTCACGGCGAAACCTATACGGTGCAGTTCCCCCGCTAAAGGATCGAGTCGAGGCGGACCGTAATGACCTCGGCATCGATGCGCAAACCGCATTGGCGGCCAGCACTCTCGCGCACGCCGGCGGCGTGCTTCGGGTTGGCAGTTACGACGGATCAACAGCGCTCAACCAAGAAGAGCGAGAGTTCATTGAGGCCCTCGATCGTGACGATGCTGTCTTATGGTGGCACCGCAATCCTGATCGAAAGCCGTGGTCCGTGCGCCTCGTTCGGGGCGACCACAGCAACTATTTCTATCCTGACTTCGTAGTCTGTTTGGAATATCCCGCAGGCCAGAAAATCATGACGCGCCTGGTTGAGACCAAGGAGAGCACCAAGGATGCGGCGCGCAAATCACGGCGGGTTCCGAAGGTGTATGGCAAGGTCATGTTTGTGACCCGCGATAACGAGACCCTGCGTGTTGTGAACGACGACGGGAGCCTAGGCTTGGTGCTCGACTGGGATAACCTCGGTCCCGGGTGGGATTGGCTGCTTGCCAATGCGGCCGAACCGCAGGAGAAGTAG
- a CDS encoding site-specific DNA-methyltransferase — protein sequence MTEASSPTTLLSRLDGLSAPELRRLLVEHLTKRRLGLTWERDLIAHDAALNADIVLPRQVPAWSLRPQGMSADACHHNLVIEGDNFDALRLLKSTHTGRIRVIYIDPPYNTGNKDWVYNDRFVSKTDRWRHSQWLEWLYQRLMLARDLLAPDGVILVSINDDNRARLELLMDEVFPGRRLGSLVWRTRQGSMDATNGFSGDHEHVLVYCNPGFEFVGNARDETKYTNPDNDPRGPWGNQMLIQSKNAKQRPEAYYPIRNPATDTWYLCDPDTVWRFSSKTRPLKKKKLQADPIETIIQEERILWPANEDVVVYESKEALMAAIKAGTAPKELRIYTQIKALEKLAPKDEKVARLLTYIEPIDVWVGRKLGYGRPRYKRFRESLKRDANPLSSWLQSAAEPTRDDEGLDDVVQLVTGGTSEGTAMLSQILGNKDFPYPKPLSLIKGLLAQSMRPTDVVLDFFAGSGTTAHAVLELNSEDNGKRRFILCASTEATSKEPDKNLCRDVCAERVRRISSGLAGEPGFTVEQGGEFAYVQLDRVAPADIPFETTPEHVTALLSLRLTQTVPADAEAMPVRRIARAGDCDILLCNEVSAESIATLTGWSNVHGVARIAVYTERPDSLAEVLADRGTDAECYGIYDALRQGQAGGKA from the coding sequence ATGACCGAAGCTTCCAGCCCTACGACCCTGCTTTCTCGCTTGGATGGCCTGTCCGCCCCGGAGCTGAGACGCCTACTTGTTGAGCACCTTACGAAACGCAGGCTGGGGCTGACTTGGGAACGTGACCTAATTGCCCACGATGCCGCCCTTAATGCCGACATCGTCTTGCCGAGACAAGTGCCCGCGTGGAGTCTGCGTCCGCAAGGGATGTCTGCCGACGCCTGTCACCACAATCTCGTCATTGAGGGCGACAACTTCGACGCGCTGCGGCTGCTGAAGTCGACGCACACCGGGCGTATCCGCGTGATCTATATCGACCCACCGTACAACACAGGTAACAAGGACTGGGTCTACAACGATCGCTTCGTCAGTAAGACAGATCGCTGGCGGCATTCGCAATGGTTGGAATGGCTGTATCAACGGCTGATGTTGGCCCGTGACCTGCTCGCGCCTGATGGCGTGATCTTGGTGTCAATCAACGATGACAACCGCGCGCGTCTAGAGTTGCTGATGGACGAGGTGTTTCCGGGGCGACGACTTGGGAGCCTTGTTTGGCGTACGCGCCAAGGGTCGATGGACGCTACAAATGGTTTTAGTGGCGACCATGAGCATGTGCTCGTGTACTGCAATCCCGGTTTCGAGTTCGTTGGCAATGCCCGCGACGAAACGAAGTACACCAACCCCGACAATGATCCCCGCGGGCCGTGGGGCAATCAAATGTTGATTCAGTCAAAAAATGCAAAACAGCGGCCCGAGGCCTATTACCCAATCCGAAATCCGGCAACAGATACTTGGTACTTGTGCGACCCCGACACCGTGTGGCGCTTCTCGTCCAAGACCCGCCCGCTGAAGAAAAAGAAGCTCCAGGCTGATCCGATTGAAACCATCATTCAAGAGGAGCGGATTCTCTGGCCTGCGAACGAAGACGTCGTGGTGTACGAGAGCAAGGAGGCGTTGATGGCTGCAATTAAAGCAGGCACGGCGCCGAAGGAGTTGCGCATCTACACCCAAATAAAAGCCCTTGAAAAGCTGGCCCCCAAGGATGAGAAGGTCGCCCGCCTACTCACCTACATTGAACCAATTGACGTTTGGGTCGGACGGAAACTCGGTTACGGGCGCCCCCGCTACAAGCGCTTCAGGGAAAGCCTTAAGCGCGATGCCAACCCGTTGTCGTCCTGGCTGCAATCGGCCGCAGAGCCAACCCGGGATGATGAGGGTCTCGACGACGTCGTGCAGCTCGTTACCGGCGGAACGTCCGAAGGCACAGCGATGCTCAGTCAGATTCTGGGCAACAAGGACTTCCCTTATCCGAAGCCGTTGTCGCTCATCAAGGGCCTGTTGGCCCAATCGATGCGGCCAACCGATGTGGTCCTCGACTTCTTTGCAGGTTCCGGAACTACGGCTCATGCGGTTTTAGAACTGAATTCCGAAGACAATGGGAAGCGGCGTTTCATTCTTTGCGCTAGTACCGAGGCTACTAGCAAGGAGCCCGACAAAAATTTGTGTCGCGACGTGTGCGCCGAACGCGTGCGCAGGATCAGTTCTGGGTTGGCCGGTGAGCCGGGTTTCACGGTGGAGCAGGGCGGCGAATTCGCTTATGTCCAGCTTGACCGGGTCGCGCCGGCTGACATCCCCTTTGAGACAACTCCCGAACACGTAACCGCGCTTTTGAGCCTCAGGCTAACGCAAACGGTGCCCGCGGATGCCGAAGCTATGCCGGTTAGACGCATCGCACGCGCGGGTGACTGCGACATCCTGTTGTGCAACGAGGTTAGTGCGGAGTCGATTGCCACACTGACGGGTTGGTCAAACGTGCATGGCGTTGCCCGAATCGCCGTTTACACCGAGCGGCCGGATTCCTTGGCTGAAGTGTTGGCGGATCGAGGCACCGATGCTGAGTGCTACGGAATCTACGATGCGTTGCGTCAAGGCCAGGCTGGAGGTAAGGCATGA
- the msrA gene encoding peptide-methionine (S)-S-oxide reductase MsrA — MQVASEKIVAGAAAAGVVVLLLAGLSTIRNPAIAASQAVAVPAMVETGSTKLAAPTHPETVVFAGGCFWGVQGVFEHVKGVQRAVSGYIGGAASTAHYELVSTGTTGHAESVQVTYDPSQVSYAQLMRVFFSVVHDPTELNYQGPDHGTQYRSAIYTTTPAQLQATKAYIAQLSKAGTFRAPIVTLVAMAKPFYAAEDYHQDYMALNPEAAYIRYWDAPKLAALKSTYPTLYRARPVLAN, encoded by the coding sequence ATGCAAGTGGCATCGGAAAAAATCGTGGCGGGTGCGGCGGCGGCCGGGGTGGTCGTGTTGCTGCTGGCCGGGCTGTCGACGATCAGGAACCCTGCGATCGCAGCGTCGCAGGCCGTCGCGGTGCCCGCGATGGTCGAGACGGGTTCGACAAAACTCGCAGCGCCGACGCACCCGGAAACCGTGGTGTTCGCCGGCGGCTGCTTCTGGGGCGTGCAAGGTGTGTTCGAGCACGTGAAGGGCGTGCAGCGTGCCGTGTCCGGTTACATCGGCGGCGCGGCGTCCACGGCGCATTACGAACTCGTGAGCACGGGCACCACCGGCCACGCCGAATCGGTGCAGGTCACCTACGACCCGTCGCAGGTGAGCTACGCGCAGTTGATGCGCGTGTTCTTCTCGGTCGTGCACGATCCCACCGAGTTGAACTACCAGGGGCCCGACCACGGCACCCAGTATCGTTCCGCGATCTACACGACGACGCCCGCGCAGTTGCAGGCCACGAAGGCCTACATCGCGCAGCTCAGCAAGGCCGGAACGTTCCGCGCACCGATCGTCACGCTGGTGGCGATGGCCAAGCCGTTCTATGCAGCGGAGGACTATCACCAGGATTACATGGCATTGAACCCGGAGGCTGCGTACATCCGCTACTGGGACGCGCCGAAACTGGCGGCCTTGAAGAGCACGTACCCGACTTTGTATCGAGCGAGGCCGGTTCTTGCGAATTGA
- a CDS encoding cytochrome c biogenesis protein DipZ, whose translation MLLLVLAYLGGALTIVSPCILPVLPFVFARSDQPFAKSGLPLLIGLATTFAAVATLAAVGSQWVVQANHVGRWIALILMAAFALALLWPGLAQQLGKPFQWLGGKLTTSVDGQGTHAGFGGSLLLGIATGLLWAPCAGPILGLVLTGAALQGASVGTTVLLLAYGAGAATSLAIALLIGGRVFAALKRSLGAGEWVRRGLGMAMLVAVVAIATGADTGVLTKISLASTGRIEQHLVDRLQPPQARAEPGGTMMTVANRTDATALPVEGTLPALSGATAWLNSAPLTAESLRGKVVLVDFWTYSCINCLRTLPYVRQWADKYRDAGLVVIGVHAPEFAFERDMDNVRKATKDLGVTYPVAIDNQYAIWRGFNNQYWPAHYFIDAQGRIRAHHFGEGEYDKSEQIIRALLREAGHALPAMVATKATTTGIEADADVAQLRSPETYIGYARAENFDSAGGFARDAVKRYGAAPGMSLNHWALQGDWNVGEEDAHLASADGDIVYRFHARDLHLVLAPDKDGKPIRFRVLIDGKAPGGDHGVDTDASGAGVVDGHRLYQLVRQRSAVQERTFEIRFLDPGVHAYAFTFG comes from the coding sequence ATGCTCCTGCTCGTCCTCGCTTACCTGGGTGGCGCGCTGACGATCGTCAGCCCGTGCATCCTGCCGGTCCTTCCGTTCGTGTTCGCACGTTCGGACCAGCCTTTCGCGAAGAGCGGTCTTCCACTGCTCATCGGCTTGGCGACGACCTTCGCGGCCGTCGCCACGCTTGCCGCGGTCGGCAGCCAGTGGGTGGTGCAGGCCAACCACGTGGGGCGTTGGATCGCATTGATCCTGATGGCCGCGTTCGCGCTGGCCTTGTTGTGGCCGGGTCTGGCGCAGCAACTCGGCAAGCCGTTCCAATGGTTGGGCGGAAAGCTGACGACCTCCGTGGATGGGCAGGGCACGCATGCGGGATTCGGTGGATCCTTGCTGCTCGGCATCGCGACCGGCTTGTTGTGGGCGCCTTGCGCGGGCCCGATCCTGGGCCTCGTGCTCACGGGCGCCGCGTTGCAAGGCGCGAGTGTCGGAACCACCGTGCTGTTGCTGGCCTACGGCGCCGGCGCCGCGACTTCGCTTGCGATCGCGTTGCTGATTGGTGGCCGCGTGTTTGCCGCACTGAAGCGCTCGCTCGGGGCGGGTGAGTGGGTGCGCCGTGGCTTGGGCATGGCCATGCTGGTGGCCGTGGTCGCCATTGCGACGGGCGCCGACACGGGCGTGCTCACGAAGATCTCGCTCGCGAGCACCGGGCGCATCGAGCAGCACCTCGTCGATCGCCTGCAGCCGCCGCAAGCGCGCGCCGAACCGGGCGGCACCATGATGACGGTGGCGAACAGGACGGATGCGACGGCATTGCCGGTGGAAGGCACGCTGCCTGCGTTGAGCGGTGCGACCGCGTGGTTGAACTCCGCGCCGCTGACGGCGGAGTCCTTGCGCGGCAAGGTGGTGCTGGTCGATTTCTGGACGTATTCGTGCATCAACTGCCTGCGCACCTTGCCGTACGTGCGCCAGTGGGCCGACAAGTATCGCGACGCCGGCCTGGTGGTGATCGGTGTCCACGCGCCGGAGTTCGCGTTCGAGCGCGACATGGACAACGTCAGGAAGGCCACCAAGGACCTGGGCGTCACGTATCCGGTCGCCATCGACAATCAATATGCGATCTGGCGCGGATTCAACAATCAATATTGGCCGGCGCATTACTTCATCGATGCGCAAGGGCGGATCCGCGCACACCACTTCGGTGAAGGCGAGTACGACAAGTCGGAGCAGATCATCCGTGCGCTGTTGCGCGAGGCCGGACATGCGCTTCCCGCAATGGTCGCGACGAAGGCCACGACGACGGGCATCGAAGCCGATGCGGACGTGGCGCAGCTCAGGTCACCCGAGACGTACATCGGCTACGCGCGTGCGGAGAACTTCGACTCCGCCGGCGGGTTCGCACGGGATGCGGTGAAGCGCTACGGCGCTGCGCCAGGCATGTCGCTCAATCACTGGGCCTTGCAGGGCGACTGGAACGTCGGCGAAGAAGACGCGCACCTTGCATCGGCGGACGGCGACATCGTGTACCGCTTCCATGCGCGCGACCTGCATCTCGTGCTCGCGCCCGACAAGGATGGGAAGCCGATCCGCTTCCGCGTCCTGATCGACGGCAAGGCGCCCGGTGGCGACCATGGCGTCGACACCGATGCCTCCGGCGCGGGCGTGGTCGACGGGCATCGCCTCTATCAACTGGTTCGGCAGCGCAGTGCCGTCCAGGAACGCACGTTCGAGATCCGCTTCCTCGATCCTGGCGTGCACGCATACGCGTTCACTTTCGGTTGA
- the msrB gene encoding peptide-methionine (R)-S-oxide reductase MsrB — MLRTGGLAMAGCLFGLGGCDQPPAMAATTDRKRFEVMLSDAQWRERLTPAQYAVLRQAGTERPYSSPLNDEHRKGTFACAGCALPLFSSATKFDSGTGWPSFWAPLANAVGEDTDMLLGIPRTAVYCRRCGGHLGHVFDDGPKPTGLRYCMNGVAMTFIPA, encoded by the coding sequence ATGCTCCGCACCGGCGGCCTGGCCATGGCCGGGTGCCTGTTCGGCCTGGGCGGCTGCGACCAGCCCCCCGCAATGGCGGCCACGACCGACCGCAAACGTTTCGAAGTCATGCTGAGCGATGCGCAATGGCGCGAGCGCCTGACGCCCGCCCAGTACGCGGTGCTGCGACAGGCAGGGACCGAACGTCCGTATTCGAGCCCGCTGAACGACGAACACCGAAAGGGGACGTTCGCCTGCGCGGGCTGCGCATTGCCTTTGTTCTCCTCCGCCACCAAGTTCGATAGCGGTACGGGCTGGCCGAGTTTCTGGGCGCCCTTGGCCAATGCCGTCGGCGAGGACACCGATATGCTCCTAGGCATCCCGCGCACGGCGGTTTACTGCCGACGCTGCGGCGGTCACCTGGGCCATGTCTTCGACGACGGCCCGAAGCCCACCGGCCTGCGCTACTGCATGAATGGCGTGGCGATGACGTTCATCCCCGCCTGA
- a CDS encoding S8 family peptidase — protein MKKNTRNLCAGTLATSLMVAMFAQAATPPVSPNKQGRKVLLTTAVKPASFDRFIVRYRDGAATVANQTMLMSAADAAAARAGIAGVMRNADGTSSALTIARVRRLAIGADLLRTSRKLTQAQADAFIAQLRTDPSVQFAQPDYIKKRMDFIPNDTRFDLQWDYTNPGTGIGAPTAWDTSTGTGVVVAVIDTGYVDHADLNANLVPGYDFIADTDVAGDGNGRDADAHDPGDWVGSDYSSWHGTHVAGTVAAVANNAKGIAGVAFGAKVEPIRVLGHGGGYTSDIADAITWASGGTVAGVPANGNPAEVLNLSLGGYGSCSEDPVTQAAIDGAISRGSVVVVAAGNDNDDSAFHSPASCKGVIAVGASGVDGARSYFSNFGPGVAISAPGGNATSGSDPDDRWIWSLGNSGTTTPVASPGGDVLMGYIGTSQATPHVAGVVALMQSAAVAAGKPVLTPSQVKSLLRSTAKPWTVIPPTNKPQGAGILDAAAAVYAATQDFPVDTSELLTNRTALSGQTGGAGDVLTYKIVVPAGRTSINLRTYGGTGDVSLYVARDRVPTVASYDRKSVKAGNSETVVITNPPAGTYYLTVVGEVAFGNLTVMGVY, from the coding sequence ATGAAGAAGAACACCCGCAATCTTTGCGCCGGCACGCTCGCCACCAGCCTGATGGTCGCGATGTTCGCGCAGGCGGCGACGCCGCCCGTTTCGCCGAACAAGCAGGGGCGCAAGGTCCTGCTCACCACCGCCGTGAAGCCCGCCTCGTTCGATCGCTTCATCGTTCGCTACAGGGATGGCGCGGCCACCGTTGCGAATCAGACCATGCTGATGAGCGCCGCCGATGCCGCCGCCGCGCGCGCCGGCATCGCCGGCGTGATGCGTAACGCCGACGGCACGAGCTCGGCGCTGACGATCGCGCGCGTGCGTCGCCTTGCGATCGGCGCGGACCTGCTCCGCACCTCGCGCAAGCTGACGCAGGCGCAGGCCGATGCCTTCATCGCGCAGCTGCGCACGGATCCGTCGGTGCAGTTCGCGCAGCCCGACTACATCAAGAAGCGCATGGACTTCATTCCGAACGACACGCGCTTCGATCTGCAGTGGGATTACACCAATCCGGGCACCGGCATCGGCGCGCCGACCGCATGGGACACCTCGACCGGTACCGGTGTCGTCGTTGCGGTCATCGACACCGGTTACGTCGACCATGCCGACCTCAATGCCAACCTTGTGCCCGGTTACGACTTCATCGCCGACACCGACGTCGCCGGTGACGGTAACGGCCGTGACGCGGACGCGCACGATCCGGGCGACTGGGTCGGTTCCGACTACAGCTCCTGGCACGGGACGCACGTCGCGGGCACCGTGGCTGCCGTGGCCAACAATGCGAAGGGCATCGCCGGCGTCGCGTTCGGCGCGAAGGTGGAACCGATCCGCGTGCTGGGCCATGGCGGCGGCTACACCTCCGACATCGCCGATGCGATCACCTGGGCGTCGGGCGGCACCGTTGCGGGGGTTCCCGCCAACGGCAATCCGGCCGAAGTGCTGAACCTCAGCCTCGGTGGCTATGGTTCGTGCAGTGAAGACCCGGTCACGCAGGCCGCCATCGATGGCGCGATCAGTCGCGGCTCGGTCGTGGTGGTCGCGGCCGGCAACGACAACGACGATTCGGCTTTTCACTCGCCGGCGAGTTGCAAGGGTGTGATCGCGGTGGGGGCGAGCGGCGTCGACGGAGCGCGTTCGTACTTCTCCAACTTCGGCCCGGGTGTCGCGATCTCGGCACCGGGCGGCAACGCCACGAGCGGTTCGGATCCCGATGATCGCTGGATCTGGTCGCTCGGCAACAGCGGCACGACGACGCCGGTTGCGAGCCCGGGCGGCGACGTCCTCATGGGATACATCGGCACCTCGCAGGCGACACCGCACGTCGCGGGCGTGGTCGCGCTGATGCAGAGCGCCGCGGTGGCCGCCGGCAAGCCGGTGCTGACGCCGTCCCAGGTGAAGTCGCTGCTGCGCAGTACCGCCAAGCCGTGGACGGTGATTCCGCCGACCAACAAGCCGCAGGGAGCGGGCATCCTCGATGCCGCTGCTGCGGTGTACGCGGCCACGCAGGACTTCCCAGTGGATACGAGCGAACTGCTCACGAACCGCACCGCGTTGAGCGGCCAGACCGGCGGCGCGGGCGACGTGCTGACCTACAAGATCGTGGTGCCGGCGGGTCGCACCAGCATCAACCTGCGCACCTACGGCGGCACCGGTGACGTGTCCTTGTACGTCGCGCGCGACCGCGTGCCGACCGTGGCGAGCTACGACCGCAAGTCGGTGAAGGCCGGCAACAGCGAAACGGTGGTGATCACCAATCCGCCGGCGGGGACGTATTACCTGACGGTGGTGGGCGAGGTGGCGTTCGGCAACCTGACCGTGATGGGCGTTTATTGA